From a region of the Laspinema palackyanum D2c genome:
- a CDS encoding exopolysaccharide biosynthesis protein, translating to MARLSVELHRYFFEEERSEGVILADIILLAGERIFGFLFVFLALPSALPVPAPGYSTPFGIVICILAVQLIAGAQRPWMPKRVMNHPIALSKVQGILKAGIPWLEKIELLSRPRLTYICKSLPGRVVIGSAIALMAISMMIPIPGTNTLPAMGIFVTGFGLLDDDGAITLAGLVLCVMGFILSASILMALWFGGSSLLDIIQNWRAQ from the coding sequence GTGGCTCGACTTTCTGTTGAATTGCATCGCTATTTTTTTGAAGAAGAACGTTCTGAAGGCGTAATTTTAGCGGATATTATCCTGCTGGCTGGAGAACGCATTTTTGGATTTTTGTTTGTATTCTTGGCGTTACCTTCAGCCTTACCCGTACCTGCGCCAGGATACTCGACTCCATTTGGAATTGTTATTTGTATCCTGGCGGTTCAGCTAATTGCTGGCGCTCAACGTCCTTGGATGCCTAAGCGAGTGATGAATCACCCGATCGCCTTGTCAAAGGTCCAAGGCATTTTAAAAGCCGGGATTCCCTGGTTGGAAAAAATTGAGTTGCTCTCTCGTCCCCGGTTGACCTATATCTGCAAAAGTTTACCGGGTCGAGTGGTCATTGGCAGTGCGATCGCCCTGATGGCAATTTCCATGATGATTCCCATCCCCGGGACCAATACCTTACCAGCGATGGGCATTTTCGTGACCGGCTTTGGCTTACTTGATGACGATGGAGCCATTACCCTGGCTGGGTTAGTGCTTTGTGTGATGGGATTTATTCTCTCGGCTTCTATTTTGATGGCTCTTTGGTTTGGGGGTTCCAGCTTGCTGGACATCATCCAAAACTGGCGGGCACAGTAA